A section of the Corvus hawaiiensis isolate bCorHaw1 chromosome 14, bCorHaw1.pri.cur, whole genome shotgun sequence genome encodes:
- the LOC125333345 gene encoding serine/threonine-protein kinase pim-1-like, whose amino-acid sequence MEDDVKDDELFLDLATGKLKMMGFDSGTFFKARLHSEFTDESTPRGMLPDLGIARPGREAKAKSADSALLAREQETAARGERAAGASCKTAARKSYNLVKRKLNKTVRVARLREEEMLRDSASAPERSGPAAPAPELPVSPSKEATSGDTRPGAVEERPRAVSGAGPSADSRVSPAGKAQQGLTERYRVGSLLGRGGFGSVFAATRLSDGAPVAIKRVPRNRIRHWGELPNGTSAPLEVVLLDKVSTGFPGVVQLLEWLELPNNVVLVMERPEHSQDLLRFIRERGFLSEEVARELFRQVLEAVRHCTSCGVLHRDLKPENILVDLATGQAKLIDFGCGTHLQDTAYTRFAGTPSYSPPEWNHFGWYYGEAATVWSLGIVLHQMVCGQHPFPKGRNISWGQLSLPQRLSQDCKELIRWCLSLHSLDRPSLEDLSCDPWLQDIHHP is encoded by the exons ATGGAGGACGACGTCAAGGATGACGAGCTCTTCCTCGACCTGGCCACCggcaagctgaagatgatgggcTTTGATTCTGGCACCTTcttcaaagccaggctccacAGCGAATTTACAGATGAGTCCACACccagggggatgctcccagattTGGGCATTGCACGGCCTGgccgggaagcaaag gcaaaAAGTGCGGACAGCGCTTTGCTTGCTCGTGAGCAAGAGACCGCGGCGCGGGGCGAGCGAGCAGCAGGGGCAAGTTGCAAGACTGCCGCAAGGAAGAGTTACAATCTGGTGAAGAGGAAGCTAAACAAGACGGTGCGTGTGGCGCGGCtgcgggaggaagagatgctccgTGACTCCGCTTCGGCCCCGGAGCGCAGCGGCCC cgcggcccccgcccccgaGCTGCCGGTGTCCCCTTCGAAAGAGGCAACATCTGGGGatacccggcccggggcggttgAGGAGCGGCCGCGGGCCGTTTCTGGCGCCGGGCCGAGCGCTGACAGCCGCGTGTCGCCGGCAGGGAAGGCGCAGCAGGGCCTGACGGAGCGCTACCGGGTGGGCTCGCTGCTGGGGCGCGGCGGCTTCGGCAGCGTGTTCGCGGCGACGCGGCTCTCGGACGGCGCCCCG gtggccatcaaacgGGTGCCACGGAACCGCATCCGTCATTGGGGcgagctg CCCAACGGCACCAGCGCACCACTCGAGGTcgtgctgctggacaaggtgtCCACCGGCTTCCCTGGTGTGGTGCAGCTCCTCGAGTGGCTCGAGCTCCCCAACAACGTGGTGCTGGTGATGGAGCGGCCGGAGCACTCTCAGGACCTGCTTCGTTTTATTCGAGAGCGGGGCTTCCTGTCAGAGGAGGTGGCACGGGAGCTCTTCCGCCAGGTCCTGGAGGCCGTgcggcactgcaccagctgcggGGTCCTTCACAGGGACCTGAAACCAGAGAACATCCTGGTTGACCTGGCCACCGGCCAGGCCAAATTGATTGACTTTGGCTGCGGCACCCACCTGCAAGACACAGCCTACACCCGCTTTGCAG GAACACCATCGTACAGCCCCCCGGAATGGAACCACTTTGGCTGGTACTACGGCGAGGCAGCTAccgtctggtccctgggcatcgtGCTGCACCAGATGGTCTGCGGGCAGCACCCGTTCCCGAAGGGCCGGAACATCAGCTGGGGCCAGCTGTCGCTCCCACAACGGCTCTCTCAAG ACTGCAAGGAACTCATCAGATGGTGTCTGTCCCTGCACTCCTTGGACAGGCCCTCATTAGAAGACCTGTCGTGTGATCCTTGGCTGCAGGATATTCACCATCCGtag